GAACGCTGGCGGAGATCGGCCTGAATAAACTCACCCCTGATGACATGGGAAGAATCCTTGCCGCCCGGGACCGGTCCCTGGCCGGCGCTACCGCCCCTCCCCAGGGGTTGTTTCTGATGAACGTGGAATATCCGGATCAATCCGTGCCGTAGATGTCCGGCCGGCGGTTGGGAAGGAAATAGCGCATGCGGTGATCGCGGACGTTGGCAAGGTCGGCGGCCGGAAGGTCGACCACCAGCATCTGGTCCGGCCCCAGCAGACTGTCCATTATCTTTCCGTCCGGCCCGATGACCAGGGCCACCCCCTGGAACGCCAGCCCGACGCCATTGTCGCCCGACTGGTTGCAGGCCGCCACGAACAGACCGTTGTCATAGGCCCGGGCCGTGAGATGACGCATCCAGGAGTCAAACTTCTCCTGGGAGGTGGCGCCCCGCGGGGAAGCATGGGGGAAAAAAATCGCGTCGGCGCCCATCAAGGCCATGCGGGTGGATAATTCCGGGAAATGGGCGTCATAACAGAGTTGAATGCCGAACCGGAACCGCTGGTCCCCGAAAAGCGGAACCGAATTGCCGGGCACAAAGGAAAAAGTTTCCGGCGGCGCGATATGCAGCTTGTCGTAAATTTCGATGCCGCCGTGGGCAAAGGCCGTCACATGGCAGGGCAGAAGCAGATCGCTGGTTTTATCCTGCCGGACGGTGCCGGCCAGAACCGTCATGTTCTCCCGTTGGGCCAGGCCGGACAGTTCAGCGGTGATATCCGGAAAATGTTCCGCCACTTTGCGGTAGTCGCCGAAACGGAGTCCATACCCGGAAATATTCAACTCCGGAAAGCAGACCATGGCCGCTCCGGCGGATTTGGCCTGAAGGGTCCAGGAAACGGTGTTGTCAAGATTGCGGCGGAAGTCACCGGCCGGACAGCGGCAGGTGACCATCGCCACGCGCATGTCTTTCATAACATACCCCAGCCGTCAAAGGACGAACTCCGCCTTGATCTTAAACACCCTGGTGGCGGGAAGGCTCATGATCTCGGCCACCCCGGTCCGGCGCCGGATCTCCGCCAGGCTCTCTTCGATCCGGTCCATGGAAGGCGCGATAAACGTGAACCAGACGTTAACGTCGTCATCCCGGACATAATTGTGAGTGACCCCGGAATAGGTATTGACCGCTTCGGCAAAGGCATCCAGCTTTTCCGCCGGCACCCGGGCCGCGCACAGGGTGCTGACATACCCGAGCTTGTCCGGGGCAAAATTCCCGCCGATCCGCCGGATGATGCCGGCGTCCTTTAACACCCTCACCCGGGTCAGCACCTCCTCTTCGGTTATCCCCAAATCCCCGGCAATCTTTTTAAACGGCTCTTTGTCTATCGGGAAATCCGACTGGATCGAATTTATAATCCGCTTGTCGACGGCGTCAAGCTCCATTATCCCCCCAAAACAAAAAAGCCCTGATCCTATCAGGGCTTTTTTATCAATCAATAACCAAAAAACAACGAGCGGTTACACGCAACCGGTCGGCTTGGGCAGTCCGGCCATTTTGCAGGCTCCCTTGCCCGGTCCTGAGGGGAACAGCTCATAGATGTGTTTCAGTTTGAAACCGGTGAGCTTGGAAAGAATACGGACCATGGGAGCGATGCCGTTTTTCTCGTAATAGTCCTGAAGGATCTTGATGACCTGACGATGTTCCTCGTTCAGTTCCTCAATGCCTTCTTCCTTCTTTACCCACTGAACCCATTCTTCACAGAATTCTTTATAGGATTCAATAAAACCGTCTTCATCCACGTTAAATGTCTTGCCCTGGAATTCAATTGTTGCCATTTGAGTCAACCTCCTTTATGGTTTCTTATATGCCCGTTCCGATCTCTCTCGATCCCTGATTCTTCTTTATCTTCGAATCGTTATGACAATCTTTCTTTTTCAAATTTTTTACAATAACGTCCGTTTTCCGGCTTGTCAAGCTATTTATCATCAACCGGATATCTTACTGAAAAAGCTAATATTCTTTCGGGGTCCGGTTCAACTCGGACAGCGTAAACACCGGCCCGTCCTTGCATACCAGTTCTTTGCCGATATTGCACCGGCCGCACATGCCGATCCCGCATTTCATCCGGTTTTCCAGGGACATGATGATATTGTCATGACCGTATCCCAGCTTTTCTAAAACCGGCAGGGTGAATTTGATCATGACCGGTGGACCGCAGATAATGGCGTAGCTGTCCGGGCCGCCCTTGGGAGCGAACTCCTCGACCACCGGCGGCACGAAACCGACATGGTATTTCCAGCTCGGATCCTTGGTGCCGTCCACCGTAATGTGCATGTTGATATCGTTCCGTTTCTCCCACTCGGCCAGTTCGTCAAGATACAGGAGCATGCCCGGGGTGCGGGCGCCGTAGACCACGTCTATATTACCGTAATTCTTGCGGTTGGCCGGATCGAGCATGTAAACGATGGACGAGCGCAGCGTGGTAAAGGCAAAACCGCCGCCGACGATCAGGACGTTTTTCCCCTGCAGCATCTTCCAGGGATAGCTGTTCCCCAGGGGCCCGCGGATGCCCATGACATCTCCCACGCGCATGTTGTGCAGGTGGGTCGTCACCACGCCGGCCCGGTTGACCGTGAACTTCACAAACCCTTTTTCCACCGGAGAAGAAGCGATGCCGATGGGAATTTCGCCCTTGCCGGTGACCGACAGCTCGGCGAACTGGCCCGCCTGGTAGGCGAACTTGTCCTCGTCCGCGGGATCGATGAAAACGAATTTGAACGTCTTTAAGCTGCGGTCTTCGGTCTCTGTTTTTATATCATCAATGCGAACCGGATAAGGCAGATATGGATTGCGCATACTTACTCCTCTTGTCATGACGCCTTGCATGACGGCTGATTGGAAGCTTCATAGCTGTTCATCATTTTACAGACCGCGCGGATGTCGATGTTGACCGGGCACTTGCGAACGCAGCGGCCGCAACCGGTACACATGACACCCGCCTGATATTTATCCAGAAAATATTTGAGTTTGTGCATAAACCGCTGACGGACCCGCTGAATCTTCTCACCCCGGGGGTTGTGACCGGTGGTATGCACCGTGAACAGGGGGAACATGCAACTGTCCCAGTTGCGCATCCGCACGCCCTTTTTCCGGTGATTCTCGTCCTGGATGTCAAAGCACCAGCAGGTGGGGCAGAGGAAGGTGCAGGTACCGCAATTAATACAGGAAAACCCGAGGGATGACCAGAACGGCGCATTATACAGATCCAGGAGTGATTTCTCCGCCAGTTTGTCCGTGGGGACGGCGGTGGTGATCTTCTCCGCGGCGGCTTTCCCCGCCGCCGCCAGATCGTCGGCCGCTCCGGCCGGGGCATCCCATCCGCCGGTTTTCAGGAATTCGTCACCCTTGGGGGTCAGGGATTTGGCCAGCAGAAAATCCCCGCGGTCAGCCAGGAGCATGTCCAGCCCGGTTTCATCATAGGGACCGCCGCCGACCGAAGAGCAGAAGCAGGTCGGGCAGGGATTGTCACAGGCCAGGCCCACGAAGGTAGTCGCCTCATACCGCTTGAGCCAGTAAGGGTCCTGATAATCGGGCGTGTCAAAGTTCAGCTTCACCAGGGTCATGGCCCGGGCATCGCAGGGCCGTATGCCCACCACCGCCGTGGGCATCGGTTCCCCCGCGGGCGATTTCATGATATTGCAATCCGGATCGGCCGGATCGAGGGTGTATTCGAACAGGGTCTCGGTCTGCGGGAACGTCACCGCCTTGGGAGAAAGCCGCGTATTGGAAAAGTTCAGCTCCGGCGTTTCGCCTTTTTCCAGTTGACGGAAGTCACAGACGCCGTCCTGGATTTGAGGAGCGATCACGCGGTACTTATCCGCCACGCGGGCAAACTCATCGCGCCATTTCTGTTTGTCTATCTTGATTGTTTTCGCCATGGGGTCCTCTATACCTATTTGATAAAATCTCCGGGATCATTGGATGAAAAACCGTCCAGCGCGGGACGCTTATCGGTGGTCATGCCGGATTCCCAGTTGAACAGTTCCAGGCAGTCCTTTTCCAGCTTCTTGGTCAGCAGCCGGACATTGATGTTCATGGGACAGGCCCGGACGCAGGCGCCGCAGTCCACGCATCTTCCGGCGCAGTGATAGGCCCTCAGAAAATGGAAGGTACGGACATCGATTTCGTCCTGGCCCTTGCCCACCCACTGAGGTTTGGCCTCATCCACGAAACAGGTCGGGCAATAGCACAGGGGACAGGCATTGCGGCAGGCATAACAGCGTATACAGGAAGAAAAAATATCTTCAAAAAAGTTCCATCTTTCCTCGGAAGACATCTTTTCCACGGCTTCGACCATCTCATAACGGACGGCGCCGTCCTGTTCCTTGACGGGCTCGCCGACCAGCTCGTCATGGACGACGGGATTGCGATGAACGCAGACCGCGCAGGTCGTGTCCGCCACGGTCGCCCGGTCGATCTTCTTCTCCCCGCCGCTTCCCCTGACCAGCAACGTATCTCCCTGGTCCGCCACCTCTGTAATCACGCCATCGTAAAGGGCTTCCACCTTCTTCCGGTCGACCATTCCCGTGCAGGGCACGCCGATCACCACCAGTTGCTCGCGGGTGATTTTGTTCTCCACGATATGGTTGAGCACGCTTCTCGATTCGCAGCCCCTGGCCACAATCCCGATCTTCTCCTTCCGATCCGTCAGATAATTGGCCAGATTGGCGCCGCAGAAACCGTCATAATGAAGCGTCTCCGCCTCCTCCGGGGTCCGGGCGCAAAAGGGGACGGATGTCATCGGCAGGGTACCGCCGGTAAACCCGACCACCATGTCGACGCGCTTTTCGGCAAGGAGCTTTTTCGCGATCTCTCTTATTTTTTCAGTATATGACTGCATATCACGTTCCCTTGATCTCTTTCTTGGCGTAACGCGTGTTCGGGCCGACTTTCTTGACCTCCGCGGTCACTTCCTCGACCACCCTCACGAACTTGGTGGATTCCGCCGACGATATCCATGAGAAATGGAGCCGGCCGGGTTCGACCCCCATGTATTCCATCAGGTTCTTGAACAGCGCAAACTTTCTTCTCGCGTAATAATTACCTTCCAGGTAATGGCATTCACCCGGATGTCACCCCGACACCCAGACGGCGTCGGCACCTTCCCGCAAAGCGGCCAGGGCGAACTTGGGGCTCATGCGGCCGGTGCAGGGCAGCCGGACCACCCGGATATTGGGGGGATACTGCATCCTGCTGACGCCGGCCAGATCGGCCGCGCCGTAACTGCACCAGTTACACAGGAAGGCTACGATTTTCGGTTCCCAGTCAGCCATTTATGTCTCTCCGTTTATGTTAAAAAAATTGGTTTCTCTTCTATCATCACTAACCCGCCTCTTTCAAGGCGAAAATCTGAGCGAAAATCTGGTCGTTGTCAAACCCGTTTAAGGCAATGGCGCCGGAACGGCAGGAGGCGACGCAGAGTCCGCACCCCTTGCACAGCACCGGATTGATCTGGGCCTTGCCGGCAAAGAACCGGGCGTCGGCCGGAATAAACGACGGCGCCGAGTAGGGGCAGATGGAAACGCACACGCCGCAGGCGCTGCACACGGCCGGGTTGACTTCGGCCACGGTCCCCGAAGCGAAAACGACCTTCTGCGACAGCAGGGTCACCGCCCGCGAGGCCGCCGCCTTGCTCTGGGCAATGGATTCATCGATGGGTTTGGGATAATGGGCCAGGCCGCAGAGATAAACGCCGTCGGTGGCGAACTCCGATGGCCCCAGCTTGGCGTGTTTTTCAACGAACAATCCGTCGTCATTGAGGGGTACCTTGAAGAAGCCGGCCAGTTTCTCGTTGTCGCTGGGGACGATGGCGGTGGCCAGGGTCAACAGATCGGCCTCGATCTCGACCGGCAGCCCGAGAACATGATCGGTCACCCGGATACGGATCTTATCGTCCGCCGTTACCTGGGGTTTGTTTTCCAAGGAATAGCGGATGAAGATGACGCCGGCTTTCCGGGCTTCCTTATAAAGATATTCGCGCTCGCCGTAAGTACGGATATCCCGGTAGAGGATATAAACACCCATGTCCGGATTGAGCTTTTTCAGTTCCAGGGCGTTGTGGATGGAGTGGGTGCAGCAGACCCGGCTGCAGTAAGGCCGGTTGGGTTCCCGGGAACCGACGCACTGGATAAAAGCGGCCGTTCCGATCTTTTTCAGGGACGGATCGTGATCCATCAGTTTTTTATCCAGGCCGAAAGTGGAGACGATCCGATCGTCCCGGCCGAGGCCGTATTCTTCCGTCTGGAGGGGGGCGCCGCCCGTGGCCAGAATCGCCACGCCGTGCTTGATGGTCTCCTGGCCCTTGTCCGACGCCTCGATCATCGTTTCGAAGTTGCCGACAAAGCCGTTGACGTTGACGATCTTCGAATTCAGATGAACGTGGATTTTATCATCCCGCCTGACGTCGTCGATCATGGCCGCCAGGTTCTTCTGGATATCCTCATCCTGAATGGTTTTGTAAAGATTCAGCGCCTGGCCGCCGAGCCGGCCCTCCTTTTCCACCAGGTGGGTCTCATACCCCTGGCCGGACAGACTGCGGGCGGTGACCATGCCGGAGATGCCGCCGCCGACCACCAGGGCGACCGGGTTTACCTCCAGCTGGGCTTCCTTGAGGGGTTTCATCAGCGCCACCTTGCAAACCGCCATGCGGACCAGGTCCTTGGCCTTTTCGGTGGCCACCTGGGGATTGTTCTTGTGGACCCAGGAGTCATGATTACGGATATTGGTCATTTCAAACAGGTATTTGTTCAGACCGGCATCGAGCAGGGTTTCCTGGAACAGAGGCTCATGGGTCTTGGGCGTGCAGGCGGCCACGACAATGCGGTTCAGGTTCTTGTCCCGGATCAGATCCGCCAGGCCCGACTGCGCGTCCTGGCTGCACGAGTACATGTTATCCGTGGCAAACTCCACGTAGGGAAGTGTCGCCGCATAGGCCGCCACCGAGGGCACGTCGATCACGCCGCCGATATTGGAGCCGCACCGGCAGACAAACACGCCGATTCTCGGCCGGTCTCCCACCACGTTGGTCTGGGGGACCGACTCCTTGGATTTGGTCCGGGTGTTGCGGGCCGTGCTGAGAATTTCCCCGGCCGCGGCCGCGGCGGCACTGGAATCCACCACCGCCTGGGGAATATCCTTGGGCCCCTGGAAGGCGCCGCATACAAAAATGCCGGGTTTTGACGTGTCTACGGGGGTAAAGGTCGACGTTCTGGTGAAATTACCCGGGGTCAGTTCAATCCCCAGCCGCTCCGCCAGTTCCCGGGTCTCTTTAGAAATCTCCAGGCCGACGGACAGAACGATCATGTCGAACACTTCGTTTTTAATCTCGCCGTCATCGGTCACATAACGGACTTCCAGGTCATCGGATTCCGGAACCGTATTAACCGTATGCACCCGGCTGCGGACAAAGCGCACGCCGTCCGCCTGGGCCTTGTTGTAGTATCGTTCGAATTCCTTGCCATGGGTCCGCATGTCCATGAAGAAAATGGCGCAGTCCAGGTCGTAAGGCGCGTGTTCCTTGGCGATCATGGCCTCCTTGATGGCGTACATGCAGCATACCGAGGAGCAATAGGCATTATCACACTTGTTCATATCCCTGGAGCCGACGCACTGGAACCAGGCGATTTTTTTCGGCTCCTTATGGTCGGATATCCTGACCAGGTGGCCGCCCATGGGGCCGGAGGCGGAAAGAATGCGTTCAAACTCCATGGAGGTGACGACATTGGGGAGCTTGGCGTAATTATAGTTGTCAAACCGGGTCGGATCAAAAGGGGTGAACCCGGGCGCCAGGATAATGGAGCCCACGTCCAGTTCGACAATCTCATCCTGCATGGCATGATCGATGGCGTCCACGCCGCAGAACTCCTGGCACACCTGGCATCCGCCGGTCTTGAAATGCATGCACACATCCCGGTCGATGGCCGGCATGTTGGGAACGGCCTGGGCATAGGGCACATAGATCGGCTTGCGGCCCTTCAGGCCCATGTCGTATTCCGAAGGAATCAGCCGTGACGTCCGGGTGGATATCCGCTCCTTGATCTTGTCGATGGTGATATGGCCGGTGGGACAGACAAAAGCGCAGGCGCCGCAGGCCATGCAGATATCCGTCTGGACGTGAAAGGGCGTGTCCACCTTCATTTCGACCCCGCGGCCGGTCAGGCTGATGGCGCTGTTGCCCATCTTTTCGCACATACGCACGCACAGACCGCACAGGATGCAATCATCGTTCTCCAGTTTAAAACGCGGCTTTTCAATGCCGTACTGCCCGGCCAGTTTTTTCAGTATGGGGACCTCGGGACACCGGGCATAAAGCATTTCCACGATCAGCTTTCTGCCCTGATGAACGGATTCCGTGTCGGTCCGCACTTCCATGCCTTCCCAGACCGGATAGTTGCAGGCCGTGACGAACTTGGTCCGCCGACCGTCAAACAGTTCAACGGTACAAAGCCGGCACATCCCCGCCGGCGTCAGCGCCTTATGGTGACACATGGTCGGGATTTCCACCCCGTACTTTTCCGCCACCTGAAGTATATACTGACCTTCTTCCGCCTGGACTTCTTTGCCGTTCAGCTTAAACTTAATCATACCCGTAACCTTATAATATCCTTGTCCTGAATCGTGTCACTATCGAATGACAATAGCGTCAAACTTGCAGGCCTCGTAACAGATTCCGCACTTGATGCACTTGCTCTGATCAAGCTGGTGCGGTTTCTTTTTCTCGCCGGTAATCGCCGCCTGGGGGCATTTTTTGGCGCAGGTAGTGCATCCGGTGCAGGCGTCCGCGTCGATTTCATAATGGAACAGCGGCTTGCACACGCCGGCCGGACATTTTTTATCCCGGATATGGGCTTCATACTCATCCCGGAAATAATGAATCGTCGTCAGAACGGGGTTCGGCGCCGATGTCCCCAGTCCGCATAAGGAAAATTTCTGGACCATGGCCCCCAACTCCTCCAGCAGTTCGACATCGCCCTCTTTCCCGTTGCCGGCGCAGATGTCGGTCAGGATATTGAGCATCTGCTTGATGCCTTCCCGGCAGGGGTTGCATTGGCCGCAGGACTCTTCTTTGAGAAAATCCAGAAAATAGCGGGCCACGTCCACCATGCAGGTGTCCTGATCCATGACGATCATGCCGCCGGAGCCCATGATGGAGCCTATTTTAGTCAGCTCGTCAAAATCGACCCCCATGTCCAGGAACTGTTCCGGTATGCAACCGCCGGAAGGCCCACCGGTCTGAACCGCCTTGAACTTTTTCTTCTTGGGAATTCCGCCGCCGATATCGTAAAGAATCTTCCGCAATGAGGTACCCATGGGCACTTCAACCAGACCGGTGTTAACCACTTTTCCCACCAGAGAAAAAATCTTGGTGCCCTTGCTCTTGGCCGTACCGATGGAGGCGTACCAGTCAGCCCCCTTCTCGATGATAAGCGGAACATTGGCCCATGTCTCAACGTTATTCAGACAGGATGGGCTCTCTCTGAAGCCCTTCTCAACTGTATGCACGTATTTGGCCCTGGGCCTCCCCGGCTTGCCTTCCAGCGAAGCCATCAGGGCCGTTGATTCCCCGCATACAAAGGCGCCGCCACCGCGACTGATGGAAACATCGAAATCAAATCCCGAGCCCAGGATGTTCTTCCCGAGGAGGCCGAGTTCCCTGGCCTTCTCGATGGCAATGGTAAGGTTCGTTACCGCCAGCGGATATTCGTGCCGGACATAAACGTATCCCGCCGATGAGCCAATACCCTTTGCCCCGATGATCATGCCTTCCAGAACACTGTGCGGATTGCCTTCAAGAAGACTGCGGTCCATATAAGCACCGGGATCGCCTTCATCGGCATTACAAATTACATAACGATCGCCATGATGCTTGGCGCATGTTTTCCATTTAATACCGGTCGGGAACCCGCCGCCGCCCCGTCCCCGCAGCCCGGACTTGACGACTTCCTCAATGATCCCTTTTGGCTCAAAATCAAAAAGGGCTTTGGCCAGACCCCGGTAGCCTCCGGTCGCGATATAATCTTCAATACTGGTGGGGTCGATCATGCCGTTGTTGCCGAAAATCAACCGTTCCTGAAATTTATAGAAAGGGATATCATGCTCAATGGTAATCTTCTGCTTAGAGACCGGATCCTTATAAATCAGGGCATCAACCAGTTCCCCGTTTTTAATCGTTTTCTCGACAATGTCCGGGATATTCTCTTCCTTGACCTTGGGATAGAAGATGCCTTCCGGATGGATCACCACAATTGGTCCCTTCTCGCAGAACCCATGGCAACCGGAAAGTTTGATCTCAACCTCATCCTGCAAACCGGCCTTTGCGATCTCGTCGACAAAAGCTTTATGGACCTTTGCCGTTCCATAGGCCGCACATCCCGAACCAGCGCAAAGCGAAACCAGCTTTTTCTTACCGCTCTGTCTTTCACCTTGAAGCGAGCTTCTTAACTTCTCCAGTTCATCTCTGCTCTTTAACTTCGCCATGGTCTGTAATCGCCTCCGTTGCCTCTTGTCACTAAGAGGCATGCTGTTTTTTGTACTGCTCGATTGTTTCTATGACACTGGAACGATCTAAACCGCCATACATCTCTTTGTTGACGGTAATGACAGGGCCTGATGCGCAGCACCCGATACAGCGGACGGATTCCAGCGTAAAAAGCCTGTCTTGGGTCGTCTGCCCTTCCACGATATCCAGTTTGTCCTTCAGCGCGTCCTTGATCTTTTCCGCGCCCCGGACATGACATGCCGTACCGGTACAAACGCTGACAATATATTTTCCACGAGGTTTGAGAGATATTGTCTTGTAGAAAGTCGCTACGCTATAAACAAGGCTTTCCTTGACGCCAAGTTTTTCAACCAGAACGGGGATAACTTCAACCGGAACATAATTATACAGCTCGCTGATATCCTGCATGACCATCAACAAGGCCTCTTTGTCTCCCCGGTATTTGGAAATAATGTTGTCTACTTCGGCCCAGTCGATACGGACTGTCTCTTTTTCACTCATGGGGATAAACCCTTTCTTCCCTTTTATTTCTTAAAGCTGAAATCAAAGGTAAACACCTTCATGCTGTCCTCGTTAAGAATTAGCCGATACCGGCGTGTACAGAACAGGGCAGTTCTCCACACAGGCACCGCATCCGGTACACCGATCCATCCGGATACTGCGCGCCCGCTTTCTGATTTTAACCTTGAAATTACCCGCCGAGCCTTCGACGGATTCCAGATCCGCGTAAGTGATGATCTCGATGTTCAGGTGCCGGCCGACCTCGACCAGTTTGGGTGAGATCACTCACATGGCACAGTCATTGGTGGGGAAAGTCTTGTCCAGTTGCGCCATGACGCCGCCGACCGAAGGACTTTTCTCCAGCAGATACACATAATAACCGGAATTGGCCAGATCCAGAGCGGCCTGCATGCCGGCGATCCCCCCCCCTGTGACCAGAACGGAGCCGATAACATTATTGCCCATGAACGTTCTCCTGTAGCTATGGATTACAGGTTATTCCACCTTACATAATCCCGGTGCTGTTTTTCAAAAGGTTGATCTTATATTTGACAATAGTAATTATCAACCTTTTTTGTAAAATATTTTGCCTGTATCAGGCATTCTCGCTTCAAAAAAACAATTGGTTGATTATATTTGATATTTACTCATCATTTCCGGCCGTTTCCTACCGTGAAAAGAGGGTATAACACCTTATTGAATAGCAGTTTCCATGATACCGACCGGATTGCCGACCGGATTGCCGTTTGACAGGCGGTCAGGCGATGTTTATGATTGCCCCCCAAAAGCATATAGGGAGTTATCCGATGACCGACGGTTCAGAAAAAGAGCCCTTTAATTTCTGGAAAGACCACTCCAATCAATTCCTGGAAATGGCGCTGGGCGCTTCCAAACGGGGACGGCTGGAAAAAGCCGACGGATACGGCCTGAAAAAAGGCGATTGCGGAGACTCCG
This genomic window from Thermodesulfobacteriota bacterium contains:
- a CDS encoding nitrilase-related carbon-nitrogen hydrolase, yielding MKDMRVAMVTCRCPAGDFRRNLDNTVSWTLQAKSAGAAMVCFPELNISGYGLRFGDYRKVAEHFPDITAELSGLAQRENMTVLAGTVRQDKTSDLLLPCHVTAFAHGGIEIYDKLHIAPPETFSFVPGNSVPLFGDQRFRFGIQLCYDAHFPELSTRMALMGADAIFFPHASPRGATSQEKFDSWMRHLTARAYDNGLFVAACNQSGDNGVGLAFQGVALVIGPDGKIMDSLLGPDQMLVVDLPAADLANVRDHRMRYFLPNRRPDIYGTD
- a CDS encoding AsnC family transcriptional regulator, which translates into the protein MELDAVDKRIINSIQSDFPIDKEPFKKIAGDLGITEEEVLTRVRVLKDAGIIRRIGGNFAPDKLGYVSTLCAARVPAEKLDAFAEAVNTYSGVTHNYVRDDDVNVWFTFIAPSMDRIEESLAEIRRRTGVAEIMSLPATRVFKIKAEFVL
- a CDS encoding TusE/DsrC/DsvC family sulfur relay protein is translated as MATIEFQGKTFNVDEDGFIESYKEFCEEWVQWVKKEEGIEELNEEHRQVIKILQDYYEKNGIAPMVRILSKLTGFKLKHIYELFPSGPGKGACKMAGLPKPTGCV
- a CDS encoding FAD/NAD(P)-binding protein, whose protein sequence is MRNPYLPYPVRIDDIKTETEDRSLKTFKFVFIDPADEDKFAYQAGQFAELSVTGKGEIPIGIASSPVEKGFVKFTVNRAGVVTTHLHNMRVGDVMGIRGPLGNSYPWKMLQGKNVLIVGGGFAFTTLRSSIVYMLDPANRKNYGNIDVVYGARTPGMLLYLDELAEWEKRNDINMHITVDGTKDPSWKYHVGFVPPVVEEFAPKGGPDSYAIICGPPVMIKFTLPVLEKLGYGHDNIIMSLENRMKCGIGMCGRCNIGKELVCKDGPVFTLSELNRTPKEY
- a CDS encoding 4Fe-4S dicluster domain-containing protein; translation: MAKTIKIDKQKWRDEFARVADKYRVIAPQIQDGVCDFRQLEKGETPELNFSNTRLSPKAVTFPQTETLFEYTLDPADPDCNIMKSPAGEPMPTAVVGIRPCDARAMTLVKLNFDTPDYQDPYWLKRYEATTFVGLACDNPCPTCFCSSVGGGPYDETGLDMLLADRGDFLLAKSLTPKGDEFLKTGGWDAPAGAADDLAAAGKAAAEKITTAVPTDKLAEKSLLDLYNAPFWSSLGFSCINCGTCTFLCPTCWCFDIQDENHRKKGVRMRNWDSCMFPLFTVHTTGHNPRGEKIQRVRQRFMHKLKYFLDKYQAGVMCTGCGRCVRKCPVNIDIRAVCKMMNSYEASNQPSCKAS
- a CDS encoding 4Fe-4S ferredoxin, encoding MQSYTEKIREIAKKLLAEKRVDMVVGFTGGTLPMTSVPFCARTPEEAETLHYDGFCGANLANYLTDRKEKIGIVARGCESRSVLNHIVENKITREQLVVIGVPCTGMVDRKKVEALYDGVITEVADQGDTLLVRGSGGEKKIDRATVADTTCAVCVHRNPVVHDELVGEPVKEQDGAVRYEMVEAVEKMSSEERWNFFEDIFSSCIRCYACRNACPLCYCPTCFVDEAKPQWVGKGQDEIDVRTFHFLRAYHCAGRCVDCGACVRACPMNINVRLLTKKLEKDCLELFNWESGMTTDKRPALDGFSSNDPGDFIK
- a CDS encoding hydrogenase iron-sulfur subunit, which translates into the protein MADWEPKIVAFLCNWCSYGAADLAGVSRMQYPPNIRVVRLPCTGRMSPKFALAALREGADAVWVSGUHPGECHYLEGNYYARRKFALFKNLMEYMGVEPGRLHFSWISSAESTKFVRVVEEVTAEVKKVGPNTRYAKKEIKGT
- a CDS encoding FAD-dependent oxidoreductase, with translation MIKFKLNGKEVQAEEGQYILQVAEKYGVEIPTMCHHKALTPAGMCRLCTVELFDGRRTKFVTACNYPVWEGMEVRTDTESVHQGRKLIVEMLYARCPEVPILKKLAGQYGIEKPRFKLENDDCILCGLCVRMCEKMGNSAISLTGRGVEMKVDTPFHVQTDICMACGACAFVCPTGHITIDKIKERISTRTSRLIPSEYDMGLKGRKPIYVPYAQAVPNMPAIDRDVCMHFKTGGCQVCQEFCGVDAIDHAMQDEIVELDVGSIILAPGFTPFDPTRFDNYNYAKLPNVVTSMEFERILSASGPMGGHLVRISDHKEPKKIAWFQCVGSRDMNKCDNAYCSSVCCMYAIKEAMIAKEHAPYDLDCAIFFMDMRTHGKEFERYYNKAQADGVRFVRSRVHTVNTVPESDDLEVRYVTDDGEIKNEVFDMIVLSVGLEISKETRELAERLGIELTPGNFTRTSTFTPVDTSKPGIFVCGAFQGPKDIPQAVVDSSAAAAAAGEILSTARNTRTKSKESVPQTNVVGDRPRIGVFVCRCGSNIGGVIDVPSVAAYAATLPYVEFATDNMYSCSQDAQSGLADLIRDKNLNRIVVAACTPKTHEPLFQETLLDAGLNKYLFEMTNIRNHDSWVHKNNPQVATEKAKDLVRMAVCKVALMKPLKEAQLEVNPVALVVGGGISGMVTARSLSGQGYETHLVEKEGRLGGQALNLYKTIQDEDIQKNLAAMIDDVRRDDKIHVHLNSKIVNVNGFVGNFETMIEASDKGQETIKHGVAILATGGAPLQTEEYGLGRDDRIVSTFGLDKKLMDHDPSLKKIGTAAFIQCVGSREPNRPYCSRVCCTHSIHNALELKKLNPDMGVYILYRDIRTYGEREYLYKEARKAGVIFIRYSLENKPQVTADDKIRIRVTDHVLGLPVEIEADLLTLATAIVPSDNEKLAGFFKVPLNDDGLFVEKHAKLGPSEFATDGVYLCGLAHYPKPIDESIAQSKAAASRAVTLLSQKVVFASGTVAEVNPAVCSACGVCVSICPYSAPSFIPADARFFAGKAQINPVLCKGCGLCVASCRSGAIALNGFDNDQIFAQIFALKEAG
- a CDS encoding NADH-ubiquinone oxidoreductase-F iron-sulfur binding region domain-containing protein; protein product: MAKLKSRDELEKLRSSLQGERQSGKKKLVSLCAGSGCAAYGTAKVHKAFVDEIAKAGLQDEVEIKLSGCHGFCEKGPIVVIHPEGIFYPKVKEENIPDIVEKTIKNGELVDALIYKDPVSKQKITIEHDIPFYKFQERLIFGNNGMIDPTSIEDYIATGGYRGLAKALFDFEPKGIIEEVVKSGLRGRGGGGFPTGIKWKTCAKHHGDRYVICNADEGDPGAYMDRSLLEGNPHSVLEGMIIGAKGIGSSAGYVYVRHEYPLAVTNLTIAIEKARELGLLGKNILGSGFDFDVSISRGGGAFVCGESTALMASLEGKPGRPRAKYVHTVEKGFRESPSCLNNVETWANVPLIIEKGADWYASIGTAKSKGTKIFSLVGKVVNTGLVEVPMGTSLRKILYDIGGGIPKKKKFKAVQTGGPSGGCIPEQFLDMGVDFDELTKIGSIMGSGGMIVMDQDTCMVDVARYFLDFLKEESCGQCNPCREGIKQMLNILTDICAGNGKEGDVELLEELGAMVQKFSLCGLGTSAPNPVLTTIHYFRDEYEAHIRDKKCPAGVCKPLFHYEIDADACTGCTTCAKKCPQAAITGEKKKPHQLDQSKCIKCGICYEACKFDAIVIR